The following DNA comes from Phoenix dactylifera cultivar Barhee BC4 unplaced genomic scaffold, palm_55x_up_171113_PBpolish2nd_filt_p 001432F, whole genome shotgun sequence.
ACTTTGTTCGCGAGGTAAATTATTCTATTTAGCTGGCCGATACTGTACTTGTTAAGAAAGCTTATGAAAAATTGTAGTTTGTATTGACTATACCGATCTATATAAGGCTTATCCTAAAGACAGCTTTCCACTTCTAAGGATGGATCAGCTCGTGGATGCGACCTTAGGACATCAACTGCTGACCTTTATGAATGCATTTTTTGGGTATAACCAAATTCAAATGGCACCCAAAAATGAGGAGAAAACAACCTTTCTTACTGATAAGGGCCTCTCTATTACAAGATAATTCCTTTTGGCTTAGAAAATACATGAGCAACTTACCCAATGGCTCGTTaacaaaatttttaaagaaCAAATTGGCTGGAAtatggaggtatatgtagatgacatgctcGTAAAAAGCCGAGCAGCGGAGCAACATATAACCGATTTATAGAAAGCTTTCGCGACCCTCATAAAATTTTGAATAAAGCTTAATCCAACTAAGTGTGCTTTTAGAATCACCTCGAATTTTTTTTGGGGATTTATGGTAGCACAACGAGGCATTGAGGCAAATTCGAAGAAAATCTGAGCAGTATAGGGACGCACCACCAAAGATTATCAAAGAAGTTCAATGCATGGTTGGTCGGATTGTAGTACTTGAAAGATTTGTGTCCAAATCGGCGGAGCactgcctcccattcttcaaggCTCTATAGCATCCAAAGAATTTTTAGTGGCCCAAGGAGTGTCAAGTGGCCTTCGACCAATTGAAGGAGTATCTTAGCTCATCGCCTCTCCTTATAAAACCACTGGTGGAAGAAATGCTTTATTTATATTTAGCTATTTCTTCTTCCGCTGTGAGCTCGATTTTGctatgagaagaagaaagacgTCAGAAACCAATCTACTACACAAGTTGAATTCTGTGAGATGCCGAGACGAGGTATTTCAAGTTGGAAAAATGATGTATGCCCTCATCATCTCAGTTCGAAAGCTCTGACTGTACTTTCAAGCCCAATCAATCACAATCCTAACTGACTAACCAATGAAATAAATTCTGTAAAAACTTAAAAATGCAGGTCAGTTGGCAAAGTGGGCAGTTGAGCTCAGAGAGTTTAACCTTAAGTATAAGCACAGGTGTTGGCTGACTTTCTGGTGGAATGTACCATTTTCGATGAAGATTCTCTTGAGCtcctcaaaaaaaagaagacttgatgaggacatcagagcccttcattcaGATGATCCTAAGCCTCCGGATTGACTCAGACCCAGATCGGGTCAATTTGAGTCCGagtcatttttcttttattgcattatttgctTTTATCTTAGTCAAATCAATTTGGTCAGTTGTTTTGTTATTAGACTAGTCAATTGGGTTTATGTAATTAGATCAATATGTAAGGCCTATAAAGACCACCCCTTTTATGTATGAGGtaattgatgattgaatgaaaaaaccctagcctccttcttattcttcttcttcttcctcctccccttctcttctttctgcgtctctataacctcttcttccttctccctcccttgttcttcctccttttcctcTTTCCCTGCAGTTGTGCTACATTAGCTTGGTATCAAAGCTTTGGCTTTGCCTCTGTGCCAAAGCCTCGGATCCCTAAACAGCATCTTTCTCCCTTGCTGCCACTTGAATCCACCGCCACTCCCGCTGCGCAGCCTCACCCCACCGCCTCGGCCTTCCCAACACTGCTTCTCCCTCAACTTCCCACGGCCCACCAcccctttcctctctctctctctatcggtGCTCACAAGAaaagtagcaaaaaaaaaaagagtctcGCTCTGTCTCTCGGTTCTCACCGgaggcaacaaaaaaaaaggggaaaacccTTGTTCGTTGGGCCCGTCCTGCCAGCCGCCAAGCCCGCGGCCACCACTCCCACGCTCCATCGCCGCTGCATAGCGCCACCTCCAGGCCGAGCGTCGCCTCCTCTGAAGTGTCGCCATGCGCCACGAGCGCTTCGCCACCATCGGGCGCCCTGTTGTCGCCCGCGGAAGCCTATGACCGGCCGCCTGCGTCGTGTCCGCAGAGGAGACTGCTGCCATGGAGCCCCACGGTCGGTCGCCAGCAGTCGCCGCCGGTCGCCGCAAGCCTGCAGCCGCTGCCATGCCCTCTGGGCCCCCGCCACCGCGATTATCGGCACGCCCTCCCATAGCCaaagggaggttgaagaaaggATTAATGGGTAAGTCACAAAACCCGTTAACTCGAATCCGATAACTTGGTTCCAAAAAAAGCTTCACACGTGACCCCACATGcgtgcaaaaaaaaagagaaaaaaaaggagtaaaaaaaagtgtaaaaaaaaaagaggggttaCCTCTTCGTCTTTCCCGAGTCATGGCTGTCGTCGCTCCACCATCGTCGCGCCGCCGCCACTCCGCTGCTCGGTTCCCGCCGCGCCGCCGAAGCCCGAGCCGCCTCCCGCCTCCTGTCTCCGTCGAGGTCTCCGCCAGTGCCGCCCCGCCCTGAGCTCCCCGCCGAGCCGAACCGCCTACGCACGCCTCGCCGCCGTCGCCACCCGAGCACCTCCTCCGTGATCTCCCCTTTGAGTGCTGCCACTCGAGGACCACCACCTCGGTCTCCCCCACTGCCGCCACTTCCCAGCTGCCGCGCCGGTCGTGCCGCCGCTCTTCTCCGAGCACGCCGCCACCGAACCACAGAGCTGCCCACCCCTGTGCTTCCTTCTCGGTGCCGAGATCCATCCCCCTGCCTCTGCTCCACCGCCAGCCATCCCCATCCCGAACCCCCATCACCTTCTGCCTCCCCTCTTTCCCCTCATCCCCTCATTCCCCTGCCTCTTCTCCGCCGCCGGCCGTCCCCATCCCGAATCCCCATCACCTTCTGCCTCCCCTCATCCTTTTTTTCTTCGGCCACTGCAACTCACCCGAGCCCAACACCCCACCAAAATCTCACCCAAGTCCACAGTCCCTGCCCCTACACAGGCCCGATCCACCACCTCCCCACCCCTTCTTCAGTTTAAGGCCTAACAGACCCTGTCGTCATCAGACTTAATCCCATATAGGCCGTTTACATCCGTCCCCTCAGTTTGCGGGATAATCAGACCCGCCAAATTGCAGTGATCCAACACAAGTTAAAGCCAATTGAAGAGGCCATCAACTGCAACTGTGCCCCTGATCGTCGCCCCAGCCCACAAGCGAACGACTCTGGTCGTCTGCTTCACGATAGGTGATAGGTTTCCACTTTCttgggcttgttcatttaattatgttctagttctcttgcatgatgctatattcttgaaacttacttttgctgtcaaaattcagaacatagaACCCCTACTTTCAAACCCATCCTATTCGCCTTTaaaatctagatattaaattagcacaccctagcaATTGGACATTTCTCAACATTCTTCGGTCAGATTaatttaggatcagaacaactgtactacttgattgcaatctaatttcttaaattgaataatcttaatccttaattctgaataaccgaagtaaaaatcggcaacatttaaactttaagttattcttttgaaaacttgttgatctctgaaatcataacagattgcattagtaggttgtcttgcatcaaatttggtcctacatcatatttattagggtttcattaaTGACATTGCATTTCATATCATCACCTAGTATTGTCATTGCATACCAACCTGTAGTGATAGGGAGTACTATTTCAATCAACCTAAAACCCTTGTAGCTACCATGAGTTCCGACGTTTTGAGATCTCTCATAAACAGTTCGATGCCATGCGAGCTGGAAATGAGGAATTCaaacaagagatccgtgagctcatgCGAAATTCTAAGACCCCTAAACCACCAACCCCCATTACAGCtcaacctaaaatcggtttggcCGCACCACCTATTGTCCTTTcccatccccctaggaaccaacCACCTCCCGATCACCATCGCGATCTAGATGAGAGGCTGCTGCGTACCGTAAGAATAGAGGCCCCTACCTTTGCTAGTCAACCCGAGCCAAGCGTGTATCTCGATTGGAGAACCGCCATAGATAATTACCTTAAGTGGAACGAGATGACTCACAATAAAAAAAAGTACGAtttgccaaaatgaagcttattggacaagctcactggtactggcataatgTTGAACATATGCGTAAGACCCAAAGGCTTCCTTGTATAACTATatgggaggatatgaaagaaaagtTAAATGAGAGTATCTGCCATTTTCATACCGATAACaccttatggataggtggcagaagCTAACTCAAGGGACATCAATGGTTGCTGATTACATCACACGATTTGAAGAGTTTCATATGAAGTGTGGTGTAATAGAAAAGGAGACTCTTACCCTCTCTAGGTTTCGGGCAGGACTCcgcgaggagatccagaaagaactactcctccgagagattaccaCTCTTAACCAAGCATACAAGTTGGCTCAAGATATAGATAGTTTCTTAAGACTACCTGTGGTGAGGCTCATCGACCCTCGACCACTGGCCTCAGGAGTCTGGCCTAACCAAAATTATCTCCCACAACCTAGACCGCTTTTCAATCCTTCTAGTTAGCCCAGTCTAACCCAAGCACCGAATAGGACCTTCTCGATGCCTGTCCTAAATCCTTCAATTGATAAGGAAAAAGGAATATTAGGTTGCAACCCTCCTTCTCGAAGCCAAATCCAATGCTTCTAGTGCCAAAAGTCTGGCCACATCGCGTCCCAATGCCCTGCCAAAACTTACATGATTACTGAACTAGAAGCTGAGATCCAAGAGACCGAATatatcgaagaagtctatgaaccaaatatagaagactatgtagaaaactttgaagacgaacccaCAGGATTCGACTTTGTCCAAAATAATTTCCAAAGAGAGACTATTGAcctaagtacaaccaagccactttacatcactactgtggaagaggtagtgaaagatattgagagccagtcacctgaattggcacttgtGGCTAAAGATACCAGTGCGAAGTTCAACTTTGAACATTCTCTTGCAGTAGTTCTCCTTTTAGAGGAGTTTTATTATgtagtccctgatgatcttccggatgcacttccttcgatgcgtgatatccaacatGCAATTGATCTAGTTTTCAAAGCATCTCTGCCCAGCCTTCCATAACATAGGCTCAACtcgaatgcatatgctaggacctggGATTTAATGTTAtcgacagttgagtttgcatataatagttcggttaataagtccataggcataagtccattcgaagtggcgcatgattacaaacctaggcaacccatagacctatttttcatgtctcatcagtatagagtctttgagtttgcacaatcatttgcatcacatccacattcattgcatcaagaaatcagcaattatattcactttaataacttaaaatataaatcccttgctgatttacacaggcgttataaagagttaagtgaaagaggttacgtcatgataagaattaggcttgaacgaCTTTCTTTAGAAATGTTCAAGAAATTGCAAGCTTGTAGTGCGGAACCGTTTAAAgtcttaaagaaaatcagttcaaatgcatatgttgtggatcttcctgatgactatgggattagtgcgacatttaatattgaagatttaatcccatacaaaaagataatattcatgccttctgacccctttattgatacATCTGCGCATGTTGAACACCCTGacctattacctgctgttgagccaccatCTTCCAAATTTCATGCACGTAGAGAATAAATAGaatatatattggatgagcaggttatatcaaccaggaacggtggttaccaacgttaccttgttcgatggaaaggtcgaccaaagtctgatgtgacgtggaATTTCAGAGTCCAGTTACAGCGCCTTGACCTCGATCTCTTGGAgtagtacgacagccggccagacctgtactcgatGGGATCGAGTTTTTTCCACccaggaggagttgatgggaacATCAAAGCCCTTCAtttagatgatcctgagcccacGAATTGAGTCAGATCCAGATCGGGTCCATTTGAGTCCGagtcatttttcttttattgcattatttgcttttgtcttagtcaagtcaatttggtcagTTGTTTTGTTATTAGACTAGTCAATTGGGTTTATGTAATTGGGTCAATATGTAAGATCTATATAAAGACCACCCCTCTCATGTATGAGgcaattgatgattgaatgaaaaaatcctagcctccttcttgtcttcttgttcttcttgttcttcctcctccccttctcttcttcctgcgtctctataacctcttgttccttctccctcccttgttcttcctccttttcctcTTTCCCTACAGTTGTGCTACATCAAAACTACTGAGTGGCCATGGATCTTACATGTAGATGGGTTATCAAGCTCGGGGGGCAATGGGGATGAACTCATACTTACTAGCCCAGATGGAGTAATTATAGAGTATATACCATGGTTCAAATTTCCAGCCTCAAATAATGAAGCTGAATATAAAGCGTTTATCACCGAGCTTAAGTTTACTAAGGAGCTCGGTGTTCAATAATTGAAAGCCTTCAGCGACTTGCAATTAGTTGTCATCCAAGTGCAAGGAGAGTTCAAAACTCGGGGTCGTCGATGATCAAATATGCACAAAAGATAAAGAACATCAACTCATCTTTTATAGCTTTGATATACAACAAATTCCTCGAACAGAAAATGCAAGGGCCGACCTACTGTCAAAATTGGCCACCTTGGAGACTGCCAACCTAACTAAAGCCATATATCTCGAAGTCCTAGAGATGCCAAGCATCGATGAGCCTGAGTTCGTAATGAACACCACTATCGAATCGAGCTGGATGGATCCTCTTATCGACTTTTTAAAGGATCAAAAATTGCCTACAAATCAGGCTGGAGCTTGCCAAATAAAGCATCAAGCCTTCCATTATGTTCTTCTTGATAACAAGCTATATCAGATATTATTTTTACTTCCGCTCCTCAAGTGCCTCCGTCCAACCGAGGCAGATTATGCACTTTGGGAATTATATGAAAGAATATATGACAATCACCTAAGGGGCAGATCTTTGTTCTATAAGATTCTGCAACAATGATACTACTGGCTGACCTTATAAAAGAATGTGACTAACTTTGTCAACAAATGCAACCGATGTCAATGCTATGCAAGTATCCAACAATGACCAGTGGTGCTATTAACACTGATCACCGCCCCTTGGCCATTTGCACAATGGGGAATCAATATTCTCGGACCTTTTCCAGTGGCAACTGGGCAGCACAAGTTCTTAGTTGTGGCTGTGGATTACTTCACTAAATGGGTGGAAGCCAAACCAGTAGCTCAGATTACCGAGGTATAAACTCAAGACTTTATCTAGAAGGCATAATTTGCAAGTTTGAATTTCTTTAGGTAATCATCGTAGATAATGGGCATCAATTCGACAATGCCTGATTCAAAAAATTTTGCGTTGAGCTCGAAATCAATCATCGGTTTACTTTGGTAGCGCACCCTTAGACTAATGGGGAGGCCGAGATGACCAATCGAACATTCTACAAGGTCTGAAGGCAAGATTGGACCGAGCAAAAAAACTATAAGCCGAAGAGATCTATAATGTCTTATGGGCATATTGAACAATATATCGAATTCCTACCGGAGAAACGCCCTTCAACCTCACTTTTGGAATAGAGGTGGTGATTTCACTGGAGATCGGGTTTCTCTCACTTTAGGTATTAAACTTCGATGATTACACAAACTCAAATCAGCTCCGAGCTAATTTTAATCTATTAGAATAAACTAGAGAACATGCTCAAATCTGCATGGCGACGTATCAACAAAGAGCATCTCAATATTacaattcaagaatcaaaggtaAACTTTTTTGATATGATGGCCTCACTTAAGACCGAAGCATCATAAACAGAAGACTTCGGGAAGCTGAAGCCCAAACACCGAGTGGCCGAAGTAATTCGATCGGAAACATGTAAGCTAGAGTATCCTGATAGTATTTTGACGGCTCAGGATTCGGCGGCAGTAGGTGGATTCGCTCTAATTGGCTCACGAGATTACAACAACTTTGTTTTCAAACTCCAAGTTAATtgtaaattttattattattattaaatccccttcctctcttgAGAGCTTCCCGCATCGTTCTTTCTTCGGAAGCGATGGCCGTCGGGCACCGCTTCTTGGGCGTTCTCAACTTCGtggccttcctcctctccctctcgatCCTCGTCGGCGGAATTGGCCTCTCCGACTGCAACAACTTCGTCCAGCACCCCGTCATCGCCGTCGCCGCCATCCTCATGGCCGCCTGCCTCGCCGCGACCGCCGCCGCCTGCTTCCGCGCCCCCCGCCTCTTCTggctctccttcctctccatgCTCGTCCTCGTCCTTGTTCTCTGCGGTCTCGTCGTCTTCGGCTTCGTCCTCACCGGCGACGACTACTCCCAGTGGCGCCAAGAAAGGCTCGCCGGCGACAAGAACTGGGCCAAGACCCTGAGCTGCGTCCGAAGGAGCCCCGAGTGCCGGATTTTGCAGGAGGAGGACCCGCAGAGCTTGGACGATTTCAACGATTTATCGATCACACACATTCAGgtgcggttttttttttttgattgataaAAATCCGATCCTGATGTTTTCTCCTGAAATAAAAATCCATCGTTTTATGCCTAAAGATTTGATTACgatctctattttatttttattatttttttcaactAATTGTTGAGCTTAGGAAACTGGGTTTGGGTTTGGGTTTTAGGTTGGGTTCTGGTGCAATTTTTGGGTTTTCGGGTATCTCCAAGGGGGTTTCCGCATGTCGAGATTTTTTTGTGTAGATTTAGAAGAGAAGTGGTTTTCTTCTTGGTATTTGGAGTTTAGGGTTTTGAAATGGCGCATTTGCATCCGAGGCTAACCGGGACCTACCTATCCCGCTCAGCTAAACAGGGGAGACTGTGGGTTTTGGCTTTCATCATCAtgatcaatatcatcatcagttGTTCGAAATTTCATTTGTATGATGGATTTTGTGTTTCAGTTGATCGTTTTATTGTTTCTTCCATTTTGCAGTTCATCACTAACCtgtccttttatatttctttctctctttttttaaaaaaaatggtttgcttgatgatatggatctatttttttaaaagtgcTCTCACGCGGCTACCATACTTCATCAACATTCACTTAATTAATGTTTAGTCATCCTTTTTTCTTGCCTTGCTTACTTTCTGGAAGTTAATATTAGTCTTTTTGTTGCCATGATCAAAATCTTTACGGAGCAGACACTTTTAGGTTTGACTTTACAGTTATTTAGTCTTTTTTTTGGGAAATTGCATCCTTATCTACATTGCTTCAAAGTGTTATCTAGAACTTAGGCACTTTGTCCaacaaatagtttttttttccagTACAAGCTAATGTTACAAAAATTGCATTTGGAACATTTAGACTACCTTTGTATGTTGAAAGCAATCAGCATATGCTTTTATTTCACATATATATGAATGTTATTCTTTGGTTTTCAAAGCCTTCCATTGACTTCCATGAAACTATCTTTATAAACAAAGCATTTATTTTGAGAGCATTGGCTGCTTTTGTTAATGTAATAGAACACCAAAGCTCCACTTTAGGCTGTACTTGGAATTCCAGGTCATGCACCTATACAGAGAGTTAGTTTTAGAAACATGTGTATAGTTGTCTCTTAGTATTTTCTGACACTGGAACGGGAagaaaattttgacatatgccTTCAGGAAAGGATATAGATTTaagacttaggccctgtttgggggagctgttggcagtagagctgttagaagtagagctgttggaagtagagctgtctgaagtagagctgttataaaaagctgtttgctgtttgataactacagtcgtaaagtgctgtggtactttgttttgtgtttggtaaacaaactgagaaagtacttttgtatgacaaaattaccataaaggacattgcatagtattatacaacagaacataataaaacataacataaattaatacataaatatacaatatagtatattattattgtaatataaaataatattatgttaatatagcataatagtaatataattattagagtaaattaatatttggtaatataacataatattaaattatttaacataacatattaatgtattatgatataatgtaatatatattatatttatagtataatacaataataaaagtataaaatattataattattagtataaattaatttctcataatataacataatattaaattatttaaaataacatattaatgtattataatgtaatgtaatataatacaatatttatagtataatacaataataaagatataaaatattataattattattataaattaatttttcataatataatataatattaaattatttaaaataacatattaatgtattataatgtaatgtaatataatataatatttatagtataatacaataataaaagtataaaatattataattattagtataaattaatttttca
Coding sequences within:
- the LOC120108617 gene encoding tetraspanin-8-like; the protein is MAVGHRFLGVLNFVAFLLSLSILVGGIGLSDCNNFVQHPVIAVAAILMAACLAATAAACFRAPRLFWLSFLSMLVLVLVLCGLVVFGFVLTGDDYSQWRQERLAGDKNWAKTLSCVRRSPECRILQEEDPQSLDDFNDLSITHIQSGCCLPPTECGFVFQSVTVWTNPTNTTLNNTDCSTWKNDPSILCYDCQSCKAETVASIKYDWKEAARNTTIFLVYLIVIFSFGCYTLHQSAHPGWKGYS